The Coleofasciculaceae cyanobacterium DNA segment CTTATCCACCTTCGTGCATCTTCATCGTCGTCTACAACCAAGACCTGCAAACCAGTTAGAGAAATAGTAGACTCTTCCCTTGCTTCCCTTGCTTCTCCTACTTCTCCTACTTCTCCTACTTCCCCTACTTCCCCTACTTCCCCTACTTCCCCTACCTCTCGGGATCTTTCCAAAAGAGGTAAGATGACTGTAAAAGTAGCCCCTTGTCCTATGCCTGGACTTTCTACTTTAATAGTGCCGCCGTGAAGCTTTATTAAATGATGCGCGATCGCCAATCCCAAACCTAAACCTTTACTCGATCTAGAACTCGTGCTATCTGCCTGACGAAAACGATCGAACACATGGGGCAAAAACTCGGCACTAATTCCAATTCCCGTATCGCTGACCTCAATTTGAACATAACGATTTGTTGTTTTTTGTTCGCTATAATTGATTACCGACAATCGTATCTCGACGTGTCCGCCAAAAAGAGTGAATTTGATAGCATTGGACAGTAAATTTAAGATCGCCTGTTGCAAGCGCTCCCAATCTCCTCGAACTAGGAAAGATGGGGAAGAAATTTTAGAATCTTCTACAGAGGGAGCGAAAACAGACTCTAGATCAATTCCTTTAATATCTGCGGTAGGCTGCACAACTTCAATCGCTGATGTAATAACATCAATCAAATTGACTCTGCCGAAATTGAGGGAAATATCTCCTCTGACGATGCGCGAAATATCGAGGAGATCTTCAATCAGTTGCATCTGCGAATTGGCATTCCGTTCGATTGTTTCTATTGCTCCTGCTGCTTTCTCCTCATCTAGCATACCAGTTTGCAACATTCCAGCCCAACCGACGATCGCTGTCATGGGTGTGCGTAATTCGTGAGAAATTATTGCTAAGAAATCATCTTTGGTACGGTTAGCAGCTTCTGCTTCTGCACGCGCAGCTTGTTCACGTAATAGTAATTGCTCTCGTTCCTCTTCTGCTTGCTTGCGCTCGGTAATATCTTGCATAATTTTGGAAAACCCATAGAGATTTCCCTCTCTATCTCGCAAAGGAGTAATAAAACAATGCGCCCAAAAGAACGAGCCATTTTGGCGGATGTGCCAGCGATTTTCTCGAGAAAATCCTTCGGTTATTGTTGTATTTAATACTCGTTCTGGTAAACCTTGGGTGATCGCTTCTCGGGTAAACAGATGAGAAAAAGGTTGACCGATAATCTCTGCTTCTCGATAGCCTAAGATCTTTTCTGCTCCAGCATTCCAACTGCTAATAAAACCGTTTACATCTAACATAAAAATAGCGTAGTCGGTAACTCCCTCTAAGAGCAAGTAATAGCGTTCTTCGCTTTGACGCAGACGCTTAAAATTGTACTGTGCTTCTTTGGCATGACGTTCTGCTCGCTGTTGGGTGAAACGCAATTTAGTGTTGAGAAATACAAGCAGTAATCCTACTAACACAAATTGTATTAATCCGCCGATAGTGCCGACTCGATTGAATGTTAGCGAAAAAAATGAAGGAGGAATAAAGTAAATGCGGACGACGACAGCTAAAACAATAGCAAACAATCCCGCTCCCATCCCACCGTACCAAGAACTGACCATGATCGCAGCCAGAAATAGTGGATACAAATGGGGTTGAATCAGCCACCACATCAAGCGTGTCAGTATAAACGCTACGAAGACAGCGACAAACGCGATACCATATTGTTTCAAATGTGCGCTGTTTAATTCGATCATAGTTCACTTTTTTCAAACAGTAATTTTTCCCCGACTTTTCCACTTTTGCGCTTTAACTTTAAAAGCATAAATTTTGTGTTATCTTGTTCCTTCTTAATGCCTTCCCCAAACTTTTACAAGTGAGTATTGGATGGGTTGGGCATTTTCTTTTTTTAATTTTTGTTAGTAGTTATCGATATCCATAACATTCAAAGTAGCGCGATCGCTATTTATCTTAGTTTGATATTAATATGCGAGGCTTCGGATTAGGTTCTATTTTTGGGTTTGAAATCCGCGTCGATTTATCTTGGTTTCTTATTTTTTTTCTAATCTTATGGACTTTTATTGGCAATGTATTTCCAGCTAACTATCCAGGACTCTCCCAAGGGACATATATCATCATAGGAGTCGTGACGACATTGTTATTTTTTGCTTCGCTACTGGCTCATGAACTCTCTCGCTCTTTTGTAGCTAGAGCCAAAGGTATTCCTGTAGAAGGTATCACACTGTTTGCTTTTGGTGGGGTATCGCGTACTCGCAACTAAGAATCAGTGACTAATAATCAATCCGAATCGAATTTTTCTCAACGTTTGTGGCTTTTTATATCAAGTCGCACCAGTATCGCTGTCGGTGCAGTTTTTCTTGTTGCCTTTATTGCTGGTGCTTGGTATGCTCGCAACTTAATCGACGAAAGGTTAGTACCACTAGTTGAAAGAAATCTCAAGCAATTACTTGGAAGACCCGTAGAAATTGGGGAAGTAGCAGGTTTTTCTCTTAATAGTTTGCGATTTGACTCTGCATCAATTCCGGCTACTCCCAAAGATCGCGATCGCATAACAGCAGAAGCAGTAAAAGTTGAGTTCAATCTTTGGCGACTCCTGATTAACCAAACTTTAGGTTTAAATGTCACCTTAATCGATCCTGATATCTATCTTGACCAAACACCAGATGGTAGCTGGATTTCAACGGCAATTCAACTCCCTGAAGGAGGAAGCGATTTTATTGAGATTGATTTGGAAACGATTAAAGCGAAAAATGCCGATCTGGTGT contains these protein-coding regions:
- a CDS encoding ATP-binding protein, whose product is MIELNSAHLKQYGIAFVAVFVAFILTRLMWWLIQPHLYPLFLAAIMVSSWYGGMGAGLFAIVLAVVVRIYFIPPSFFSLTFNRVGTIGGLIQFVLVGLLLVFLNTKLRFTQQRAERHAKEAQYNFKRLRQSEERYYLLLEGVTDYAIFMLDVNGFISSWNAGAEKILGYREAEIIGQPFSHLFTREAITQGLPERVLNTTITEGFSRENRWHIRQNGSFFWAHCFITPLRDREGNLYGFSKIMQDITERKQAEEEREQLLLREQAARAEAEAANRTKDDFLAIISHELRTPMTAIVGWAGMLQTGMLDEEKAAGAIETIERNANSQMQLIEDLLDISRIVRGDISLNFGRVNLIDVITSAIEVVQPTADIKGIDLESVFAPSVEDSKISSPSFLVRGDWERLQQAILNLLSNAIKFTLFGGHVEIRLSVINYSEQKTTNRYVQIEVSDTGIGISAEFLPHVFDRFRQADSTSSRSSKGLGLGLAIAHHLIKLHGGTIKVESPGIGQGATFTVILPLLERSREVGEVGEVGEVGEVGEVGEVGEAREAREESTISLTGLQVLVVDDDEDARRWISVVLEECGAEVVAVGSVSEALESLERQRPDVLVSDIGMPGEDGYALIRKIRELEPEMGERIPALALTAYARVEDYQKALAEGFQLHISKPIKAIELIALVASLARSEE